The Molothrus ater isolate BHLD 08-10-18 breed brown headed cowbird chromosome 10, BPBGC_Mater_1.1, whole genome shotgun sequence sequence ATCAAATGGAAAAGAGATTACATTAAGCAAGGGCAAGTAAGTCTACTGAGAAAGTTTCTGTTAATATATAAGGATTAAGATggaaaaaccacacagaaataGATTATTAAATAACCTTAGAAGtagaaattacaggaaaagttgaaataattgttttattttccttgatcttattgaaatttttttttttgtgtcccTACTGCCAGCTGTTATCATGAGGACTGTAGGCAAGAAAAGGTAAAGAACAAGGGatgtttatatataaattaatgtGCTCAAGTTCACCAGGCCTGGTGAAATATACTTAAGGGCATTTAGAGAATGAGCCATTGTGATTTCTGCCCCATGGGTGATATTTTCAAGAGCACCTGGAGGCCAGGGGATTTCCAGAAGCCTGGAAGAGGACAGATATCATACTTCCCTTCCCAAAGGAGCTAGACCTCTGGAATTGCCAGCCAGGCAGCTCACCTTCAGTGCACTCGATGCAATTGCCACACACTGCCCTGTCAGTTTTACAGATGACTGCATCATAGTGTGATGCACCCTGCCTGTATAAGTTTACTGGGAACAAACTGTGCTGGGTCAATCTAATCTCATTTTGGCTAAGCAGCAGAGTGGCTAAAGGGGAAGATGTATCCCAGTAAGTGTTTTGTCACAGTTTGTTACAGTCCCTCATGATAGTCTCATGAGCAAACTCATCCTCTAAGTGACTGCTATTTAGTCCCAGGACCATATCCTTGGAAGACCATATCCCAGAAAAGTTTGCACTCAGAAAGAAGTATGCACAGAACCATGCAGAGAAGATTACAGGCCTTTTGGGGGACAGGGTTGAAAATGATCCTGGCAGGTCAGATGGAGTCTGAAATCAGTTGCATGGAATGCAGTAAGGACAAGCACGAGGTGTTCCGCTCCGGAAACGCAGGAAGGCAGCGCCTGCAttggcagcaggctgggaaggaactGGCGCGCACGGAGCGAGGTGGCTGCATCCATGGGAGCTCAGCATTGTTCATGGCTTCCTGCTTCCCCCTGACATCTCACTGCAGTGCCCCAGTGCTTGCCAGGACCTAATCCTAAATCCCAGGAGCTTCCCTGGGAAAAAGCCATGGCTGTGTCTGTAAGAGGGAGCCTCTCCACTGATGAACATCTGTGTGATCTGCCTCTCCTCAGCACCACTGCACTGGGATCCTCCAAACCAGAACAGGGGAGAGGAGTAAAGAAGAGAAGGGGAGGCAGCCAAAAGCTGGAACAAGTTGCCTCAGGGTAAAGGGtttgtggagctgctgggcttctcagccaggagcagcccttgataggcacagggtggggtgggcaggcagagcctgcagggtTGCCAAGGCAGGATAACCAGGGGATAGGAGATAGCTGGGAGGAAACCACACAGTCCCATTGAAGGCCTTTGGAGAGAAcctgggcagcaggctgggctggagcacgATGGCTTTCAACTCATGGAGCTGGAAAGGGGAAGCTGGGAGATTCTTTGAGAGGGCAAACATCAGACAGCAAAGGGAAGTGGAGAGAGGCTTTGCAGGAGCAGTTGGGCCATTGCTGCCAGCACCTCACTtgatttgtgctgctgtgtggctcctgctggggaagATCATGAAGATCATCTCTAGGAGGACAGTCTGGCTGCTCCCATGGGAACTGCTCTAGGTGTTATCCCAGCCAACAAATCtaccattttaaaaacaaggagGAAGTACCATATAGAACCTAACAAGGAATGTACTTAAAGCCCCTGAAGACCACAGAACATAAGATTATGTTCACTTGCTTCCATAAAAATCTATAGCTGCTCCATTTGTGGTGTTCTGGACAAAAGAATTGAGCACTTTGTTTTACAGTTAAATAGTGGCTAAGGTGGTGTGTGCAACTATGAAACTGGTCCCAATTTATATTGCATGTTGAAGTCAGTCTTCCAAAATCAATATGTTTTGTCAATAATGAGTAAATTGTAGCTGGGAAGGTTGCAGATAGATTTGCACTGGTGATaggggaaaattaatttccatatGAATAATACAAACAATTTTTACTGGATTTTTAAGTTGCCGGCCTATGACTTTGTTTCTCAAAAAGCagtggaaatatttcttctttgttttataAGTATTATGTAagattagaaaaaaatgcaaggaaagtCTTTTCAGTGCTCAAATGACAATTGGCAGTTGCATGCAGATATAGTTACGGCTTTTTATATAGGTACAATAAATCTCTCTCTTTACAAGCTGAATTTGCTCCACTTTATACACTGTTAAGTAGTGAAAATTTGCTTTATAAAACTTGGTGAGATGCAGTAGCATCTTCCAGTGAGGCATCATACAACCCTCATCTGTTTCAAAGGGAATGTAATAGTTTGGTGACCATGTTGTTGACTATTTGTAACACCACGAGGAGATTGTTTTCGTGGCTAGATAAGAGGGCCAACACAGCCCGTTTGATGTGCATTAGAAAAGCTTCCAACTTTGTTTGCTGTTCTTGTTGTACTGGGAAAGAAGTCAGTTGTGAAATGACATGCAGCCATGGGGCCAAGAACTCATTCCTACTATTGTCATAATGCCAGTGTAACtatatattgatttttaagAGAACTGCCCTGTTTTGCTCACGTTCATGATGGACATTTCAGCTCTTTTCCTTCAGTACGTGTCATTGTTCACTGGACTGAAGGTGGAGATGAGATGTTGTATACTATATGAATTAAATAGCCTGAGATATTCATAAAAAACTAAGCAACTACATGTTTTTTATatctgcctggctgcagaggctgctgagcaggtgaCTGTGGGTGGGTTGCTCACCTTGTTTGCCCTTGTGCTGTGGGAGGTGGTATCAAGTGATAAAGGAAGAGTGGCAGCCAGGCATGGTGACTCACCAATTCAAAACTTCTTCCTCCCTAATGAGGCAGAGCTTGTGATTCAGGGAATAGTTTTGTGAATTAAGTCTCAAGCCTGCTGTGGAACTGTGTAGCTAATCTGTGctcttttcacttttatttgttatttactACCTGAGCAAGGCTCTAAGGCTTAGGCAGCAATCTTGCCTGGAAGTAAGCAGGTAAAATTTGGAATTTTAACTGTGTTTACATTTgactaaacaaaaaaaccaaaaccccacagtAATAACAGAATCTCTAATGAtagcagtgggatggggaggaaataaaggaaaaggttggaaaggaaagcaaagccaggaagtTCTTATTGCCTAtagagtgagaaaaaaaaaagttctttcttCCTTAGCCAGAATCTCCTTTCATGCCTCATGTGTGTAACTGTGCTGCTGTGTAGCAGATCTTCACTGAGCAGGTATTCCTGAACATCTGACTCCAATTTCTGTACAAGTTATGTTACCTGTAGAGCACAGAGACGGAGGCAGTGGAGAGTCACCCATGGTCCTCCCCTGCTGGCACAATATTTCAGCATGTTAGGGATGTGAAACCCATCATGAGGAGCCAAGAGCAGGGTGGGCTTTGTGGTGCTTCAGGGCACTGGGTCACTGATGCAGTTCTGGAAGTGGTGCTGGAGGGAACAGGAGGGTGGCACACTGGTTTGTGCATAATTGTGCACCAAGTTTACACCTGTGTGTGCAGTGTCAGTAGCTTCTATTTCCTGTCCCTGTGAATATACCCGGCCCCAAGCTGCATTGCTGTTCTTCGTCCATCTTAGTGGGACACCCTTCTGTTCTGCTGAACAGGATGAGAATGGAGATGGAGCCAGGGAGCTGAGGAACATGAAGTCTGACCGGATGAAAGTGCTACAGATGGACGTGTGCAGTGACCAGGAGGTGGCTCAGGCTGTGGACTTTGTGAAGAGGACCCTGAGGGAGCCAGAGGAAGGTATGTAGGCATCTTTTCCTCACAGAATCCTTTCTACAGAGCAGACCATGCATTTACCAGGTCTTTTGCTCTGTGCACCACCAACAGAGGGTTAACAAGCCTGAAGGCCTGTGACAGTGTGTGGCTGGCAGTCAGGCTGTGCTGTACTCGGGTCAGTGAGGACAATTGTCTTGCTATTGATGTGGCAGCCACATGGAAAGAGACCAAGACTGGCTGGAGGATTAGGCTTTAACTGTACATCCCATAAAAAGCCATGAGTGGCATCTAGCCCACAAGTATCTGTGTCTTTGTCCTTGAATGTCTGTGAAGGGTACAGAACAGCCAAAGCTTGATCCCTTCCTTACACTCCTGCCACACATGCTCCTAGCTCATGCAGACCTTGCAAGTGACCCTACTAATGAAGAGGTGCTGGTCCCTGGCTGCttactgctgctgtcccctctgctgtgtGGGTACAACTgagtgctgagctggagcacagATTTGAACTGCCCCCGAACCTGGATTAATCTTCAGTCAGATCAATCCATGTTTTCAGTTTGCCAGACAACATCCCAGAGGTGATGTGTAGTGGAATCCAGGGTAGGCTTGGCAGAGGTGACCTTAATCCACATGTCACCTTAAGCATGAGTCCAACTCATGGATCCCAAAGACATGTCAAGGGAGAAAAGAGTTCTTTCCTTCTCAGAAGTGCTTTGGCAGTGAGATGTGAGTTTACAGTCAGAGCCTGATGTGACACCACCTGACTTCTTCCCATGTGATTATGTGAGACTTCTTGCCCTGCACAGGCttttctgcagcctctgtgccaGTAGCAAGCTGGCCAGCAGCTGTAGACACAGGCTGAGGGTGAACTGATTTTGACATCTGTGGCTTCAGGACTTCCGGGTTGTGACTTGAAGGTGGTTGCTCATCTTGAAGCTTGGATGGGTCTGCCATGGCCCTGGTTTTGTTCACAGCAAGTATGAAGCTAGTAAATAACAGCAGCTCTAATCTTCATGCAGATTACGTGAGCACACCTTTCCTAAAACAAGCATATGAAATGTAACTGAGCAATGTACCAGCTCTGATCCCACACATGTTCCCTCTGCATGATTTTTCTTCCTACACAATCACCCAACCCTCGTCATGCTTTTCACAGCTTCTTAAGCTTTTCCTGAAGAGCCCAGCAACAGCAGTGGTAGCAGAAAGCCTTTTTCCACTGAGTGAAAGTTTGGAAGGGAGCAGCTCTATTGCTTCTATAAATGCAGCAGTGTTTGCAAAATTGTGTGTGTAGCAGGGACAGAGAAGTCTTGCATCCCTGATCAGCAAGTTGGACTGGTTCCTCCTGTAGCTGTTTGCTTTAGCACTGTGTGCAAAGAAACAAAGGCTTCTTTTTAGGCCCATTGGTGTGACTGAGGTTTGAGGCTTCCCAATAAATAGTACTCAATAAATAGGTGCAGGAACATAAAGACTATTTAGACTGAGGTGCCTTGCACAGAGGTGTGGTTGCACACTGAATGTGGCCCAGCAGCTAGTGCAGAACAGTTTTTGGGCTCTGCAGTTCTTTATACctcttctccctgtgctgtgcacatAAGGCTGAACTCTTTTGATAGGAGTGCCCGTTTGTTTTTGGTCTCATGCAGTTCCCACTGTATTGTTGACTCTAGAAACGTAATAGTGATAAGGCTCAGCTCAATAAACACACTACTGTCCAGCAAACAGCCCTGTGACTGGGCTCCCCTCAGCACTTTGTTCTGTTTGTAACATGCCCTGATCTGTGAGCAGTGGAATTCCAACAGCAAACTGTGGTAAATAATGATTCAGGGACGTTCATGAGAACTAACATCACAAcccaggaaatgggaaatggtACAGAAATTTACAGGAATTTGTAAGGAATGCTATGCAGAGGTCAGTTTGTGACTGACAGTTTGTCTTTGGTAAATTCCTGCCAAATTTTCTCAGAATGTTGTTTTGTTAGTGGTGAAATTACTCTGAAATTACAAAGGGACCCCATTCAGGGTGAGATGCTGTGCTGGATGCAGATCAGTGTGAATTTCAGTCATCTTGATTCACTAAAACTGTGAGCTTCAGTAaacagctggacacagctggacacagcctTCAGGGAGAACAACCTTAGCTGGGAACGGGGCAGGGTTACTGGGGCCCATGTGAGAGCACAGTCAGTCTGCCAAGGGCATGTTGATGTTTTTAAGTGCAACAGGAGGATTAATTTCATTGCACATTGGCAAAGTATTGCAATTTGCTTACAGGACTATGTTTGGTAAAATAGGTGGTTACTATCAGACTGAATCAATACAGGGTGAAAGTTAAAAGACTTTCATGCATCAGAGTAGGGAAGCcatggagcagaggcagggcaaGTAGCCCAAAAATTTCTGAGAGAGAGCTTGATAACTTTTATCAACAGGGTGGCATGACATTGGTGCTTTTGATAGCAATGTTGGAGCTCCCTGGACATGAAGACTCCTTCTTAGCCCTGTGTTAGTTCTTGGCAAGAGGAAGGTCCTAGAGTGGAAAGGGGTCCCAACTTCAACTGAGTCTAATGCAGCCCCAACAGTCCAGCCCTGACTCCAACACAGTGAAAAATAACCATGGTGTATGGCAGGACATCTAATGAGGAGCAACTCTATTGTCTTGTTCCAGCTTCTCTGTTTGTTCCTCGTGCAGTTTATGGCTGCATAGTCCCATGCTTCAATAAATCCATGAGGTATGGATTCAGCCCTACAGACCTTTGCCACTGGGAGTCCTGCAGTAATCACTTTGAAGGGTCAAGTCCTTGCTGACCCACTAAGTCCTGACATGTAGAGGGTTCATCACAGAAGCTCTTGGGAAGTGCAACCAATTTAATTTTGACAGGACTGCATGTGCAaaagatattaatttttaaattccagtAGTTATAAAGGTTGGTTGTAAGCTTGCTAGCTCCTGATAAAGTTAGGGTTGAGGGAAACCAAATACTTGGActaaaacacagcagctgttaACCAGGCCATGAACGTACAGATCAATACCGTGCACTCTCCAAACAGAGTTGTGAAGGGGATTAAGAAATCAAAAAtacctgttttctttcctttttttttccctcctaattGTGGGAGAAAGTCCAGCCCCTTCCAAATTGCAAAATTCATTATAAAGTCACTGAGTGGAGACAAACCTGGGATCAAGAGGAGGCTTAAAAGAGAGCCAGATGCAGCCTTATGAAGTCCCAGAAGAGCATTTGACTGTCAAGAGGCAATACTTGTGTGGCCCCATCACTTTCCTTGATGTTCCAAACAAGCTCCTGGTATAGGAAGACCATATTTCATCTCCTTGCTGGATTTTTCTCTACAACTTACTTCTATGAAAGTACCCAGTTCTTTGCTAAGGTTTTAGGTTACTGTGAACAGCAAGGGAAGTGTTTTCTCTGTGACACTCTTCCTCGTTCCACCCTTTATTCATGTGTTTGTTGGCAGGTCTGTGGGGCCTAGTGAACAACGCTGGCATCTCAACCTTCGGAGAGGTGGAATTTGCAAGTTTAGACAACTACAAGAAGGTGGCAGAGGTCAACCTATGGGGCACTGTGAGGGTGACAAAAGCTTTCCTGCCTCTCATTCGCAGAGCTAAAGGTACATGCTGGGCAGTGGGGTAAGGCTCAGAGCTTTTGTAGCACAGCAAAGAGATGTAGGTAGGAATGCAGGCTGTACTTGGGGGAATGCCTGTGCAGTCCAGGGAGGGTTTCTGAGGATGCCATGTAAGCATTTGGTAGTACAGGCTATTCTTGGGATAGGCCAGGCACCTACACAGCAGGTGCTATCTTAAACATCCAAGATATCAGAGACTTTTTTGCAGTGTTGGCAGATATCACACAGACAAGGCAATCCAGAGTCCACACAGTGGTCATGTTTGGATAACTGCATCTTCTCCCTTCATGTTATTCCATTCACAGGTGACTTCAGGTAGTGACAAAACAAATGAGATTTAATGACAGCCATTTCAGATATCTTACAAGACACTGGTATTGTCAAAACTCTTTGTTTTATATTGAAAAAAGATATGTATGAGCAGAACTCTGAAGAGCTTCTTTATTTAGCATGTGTGGGAATGATGGTATAGGTGTGTGTTCTGGGAGGATAAAAGGGGGGTATATTAAGAAGATTGCTCAGATGCCATTCCCAGACAGCAATTAACCACTAAAGAAGCTCTATCTCACTAGAAAAAGTATCTTACCCATCAGGTCAGCAGGTCTCACAATCCCTCTAAGTTACACTTAGGTCTGGAATGAGACAGTAGAGCTGTCCACTTGTTTCTTAGCTGAAATTTCGAGCTGCAGAAGGATATTGTGCTCCCTGGCTGTGAAAATGCTCTCTTGTAAAAATAGCTGGTGGAATTTCAAGGGCTTGTTTGTAAGTGTATCTGGAGCATAGTGGACATAGTGCTGAGACACACAAGAGGAATGaccactgctgtcactgccctgaGTCAGTGTCCCGAGGGCTGTCATGGGCTGTTGGTAGGAATTAGGACAATTGCTCTCCACTGCCCAGTGAACAGCAGCACATCAAGTCTCCCCTTGTTTGTCCCAGGAATGGCCACTGTTGAGACTTGTGGCTGACCAGCTGCGTGAGTGGGTTGTGCTGCTCATGCTGCAGGTGCAGAGAAAGCTCTACTCATTCTCTGCCATCCAGCTCAGGTCTAAAAGTACACACATGTGTTAGGCAGATGAGCTGTCAAGCTTGCAGAAAGAACTAGAACACTTGTATGAAATCACACAGAGTTGTGAGCTTTGCAGCTCATGACACTCTAGGCTGGGAGCTTGAGCCCTTCTCTAGCAAGACACATGGGTGAGGCACACTTCTGAGAACACAGAGCTAACAGTCTCGAAGATCATGGTACTTCCCTACTTGGAAATGAGGAGGGAAATGTCTTGGATGCTTTGTAAATTCTTTGATGCAGAGGAAGGCATGTGCACACTCCCCTGGAGAACAGGGGTTAGCCTTGCTTGaggcaggagagaaaagctCCATGACAGGGGGTGTGTATTCAAGATTCAGATTTTACAAATCGGCATCGTCCCACTAAGTACCCTTTTACTGGGATgttctggctgctgcttctgcagctcaTCCCCGTCCCTGGTGGTTCCTCTCTAGGCCGTGTGGTGAACATCACGAGCATGTTGGGACGCATGGCGAGCCCGTCTCGCTCGTGCTACTGCGTGTCCAAGTTTGGGGTGGCGGCGTTCTCGGACTGCCTGAGGCAGGAGATGTACCGCTGGGGCGTGCGCGTCGTCCTCATCGAGCCCGGCAACTTCGTGGCAGCCACGGGCATCCTGACGGCTGCCGGCATCGAGAGGCAGGCCCAGGCTCTGTGGGGCGGGGCCACCCTCACCGTGCGGCAGGACTACGGCAGAGAGCACTTCGCTCGCCACGTGGCCACCATGAAGTCCTTCGTGGGCAGTGGCCTGAAGGACATGTCTCTGGTCTTGAATGCCATCACCGAAGCGCTCACGTCCCCGTGCCCCAGGAACCGCTACAACCCCATGGAGATGTACTGGTGGGTGAGGCTGCAGGTCATGACCCACCTGCCCACAGCCATTGCCGACTGGCTTTACATCCCCGGAGCCACGCTGTAAACAGGCATCCCTCAGGCATCCCTCCAGGGCTCACACACAGGCTAGGGCTCACCTCTGCACTCCTTGCTGCTGTGTCTCCCCTGGAGATGCATATGCTTCCACTTTGAGTTGTGGAATTTCAAGTCCTGTGTTGTGGAATGCTAGAACTGCATggttttttggttcttttttccccctcattctTGCTGTTTGTATTTCTTGCTGTGCTGATTAAAGTCGAAAGGTGTTTTCCTTTTAACTatggaggaagcagaggaaggtAAATAGAACGTGTCAAATATGTGGCCAGTGTAATTAGGTCAGCAGATAAATTTGGTTTATTAATGGGCTCTTGCTTTTCCTTACAAGGGCAAACTGCTAATAGCAGAGCAAAGCTGTTGCTATGAGATGGCTTGAAGGGAGAAACTAAAATGGGAAACAAAAGCAGAGTTTTCCATTCGGTTGAAAATGGGTCAGTCACAGCCTTCCATTGTTTCCTGATACTGCCAAGAAGCTCTGCTGTGCAGTGACTGTCTGCTCTTTCCAGGGAAACAGCAACACTGCCTCTAAACAGCCTCATTACCTAGCTGCAAAGAAGGGTTcttccctcccagcactgtggcCAGGAGATGCCAGAGCCAACAACTGGGCACATGATGGGCAGTGAAAAACCCTACTAATAATGAGGTCTGAGCCatctctcagcagctcctctccaccTGTTTCTCTCTCCCTGGGACAGGGTTTAAGCTGATGTAGCAAACAAATTTGGCTTCTTGGGCTACTACCTTACATGCCTGAACTACTCAGCTGTGATACAGACATTGCCCAGCCATCCCCATTTCCTTCTGGCTGGTGAGGGGAGATGCTGTTGGCTTTTCCAAATCAGTTTTTTAATTTATCCTCTGCATTTGAACAGTGATGGGGCACTGTGCAGCTAGTGTAGCCTGACTATGGGCTCTGGAAGGATGCTTTAAGGGacacatttcatatttttaatattgcacAATGAAATCTCCATGTCACACAATCATCTTCTCAATCTACCTCTTGATAACTGATATGATATATCTTGCCCAGTATCCCAAAGGATCTCTTCTGTTTGCCACATGCAGGATTTCAATAATGTTTTCCAAGTGCATGGCTGCCTGCCatgccccattccctgtgttccAGTGGTGACCACTGGTGGAGCAGCCAgtgagctgcaggcactgctggccaggctgggacctGAGCCTCTCACTCTTAGGGACCAGCTTTTCCTTCCACTGTTTTGCCTTATGTGAGATTAAGTGGCTGTGAAAAGAGCTTATTGATTGCTCGTTCTTCATCTGCCTCTGCTAGCTCTGACTTGGAAACTGTGCCTTAAAGTTTTTGTATGCCACTGTCTGCAAATTCTTGGAGTCTGCATGCAGCCATGAATGCTGTGATGCCTTCAGGAGGAAAGCAGCTTTCCTTTGGAGATGCTGTCAAGGCAGCTTGTCTTACAAGTAACAACTGCTAGAAATACTGCTGTGCAGTTTGTGTCTTTTCCAGATCATCTGCACATGGAGATTTCCTGGGATTCAGGACCCAAAAGGATCCCACTGAACTGCAGCTTAAACAGTAATCACTTCTGCCCCTGCACCGTGAAATGTGATTAATGTTAAGTAGCTCTGATttgcacagagagaaaaataaattgtaagaTTTTTGAAGCATATGTCTCTGGCTCCAGTGCTCGTTTCTACATTTGTTTTCCCACCTCTTTTGAATCTGAGGTTGGGATTTAATTAGGTTCAGTAATTAAGGAGGTGGtttaataataacaattaaTGATGTTTCAGCAGGTAGTGGGACTGTGGAGGAtcagtgggagctgcctggagcagaaTGGGCAGCATGGCCCATTTCCTCAGCAGAAGGCAGTTAGAGAGGCCTCTCTGTAAACACTGTCAGTGTTTGTATTTTGTGTGGTTTCCCTCGAAGGAGATGGTTTagagcagtgctgtgcattATTCATTGCCTCAGCACTCTTCATGTAACTAATCCAAGGGCTACAGCTGCCTGGTAATAAGGATTAGCTCCTCTCATGGACAGAACAGAGACTGGCAAGCCAAGAAGTGTCCCAGACCATGCAAGGACCTCGTGGTTGAGCCAGGGTTAGGATTTCACAGCACGTGAGCCCCAGTCCCCTCCTGTGGCCCCTGAGAAGTGCCAAGGAGGGCTGTAAGTGCCTGATCTGGTTTCTGCCTGGGAGgggagctctgtctgtctgGGGGAGAGAAGAGTACATGTTTCATGCCAGAGAGTTGCACTAATGTGGCATTGAGGGCAGATTTTTGGTCTGCTGGTAAGTAACAGAGGGAAGAAAACTCAATTCCAGTTGACAGTGACCCTCAAAGCCTGAGGACAAAAGAGAGAAGTTCAGTGAAATCCCATGGAAGCCCATGCTCGTTGCTGCTGTAGTATCCTACAAGAAATTAAGCTGCCAAAGCTTgccatggctttttttttcaagcaccagctgctgaggctgtggcACTGTCCCACCTTTTTCTGCATGTTTCTCACAATGCTTAGGATGGTCCAGCTCCTTAGTGCACCCCTTAGCCTTTGCGAAGTGATCCTGGTTTTCCCTTCAGTTCGACAGCTTTTCTGTGATGGCACTAGGAGCCAAGAGGTGGCCAGTCCTCTGCATGAGGTCCTGCCTTGCACAGGGAGGTGCTGGCTCAGCCCTCTGCCAGtggccagggcagtgcctgggcatGGGACCTTTGGGGTTTCTGCAGGGAGTGttgctctgcagcacccagctctgcaaCAGTGCCACCCAGTGCACCTGCATACGGGAGGCTTGCTCAGCCTTTTGGAAACTTGAAGACCTCAGAAACTCAGGATGGGTTTATCTTCCTAGCTTAAAGATCCCCCTTAAACATGCTGGTGCTGCATAAATAGCAACAGCAGCACCTGTGCTTCTGGCTGGGGTTTTGAAACACAAGTTTACAGCTTCTTGTGTAACCACAATGCTGAAAAATGTCCAAACCAATACCAGCAGGTTTCTCGgccagcagcctgagctctggGTGTTGGAGAGATGCTACAAATAGAGAATTTGTAAGAGAGCCAGCTCCACCTCCAGGGCCTGGCCTGGAGCCAGATACAGTTAATTCATTCTCAGCAGCGTTGGAAGGGCCACAGGGATGTTACTGATACAGCCCTATCATCGTCTCCCCTGGTGCTCTTTGAGGCAAGAGCAGACCTGTGTTTTCACCTCAAAATACTGATAAATAATACCTCAGCCCTGACAGCAGCTTATCAGAAGGCACAAAGTATCTGCATGTGC is a genomic window containing:
- the LOC118689991 gene encoding D-beta-hydroxybutyrate dehydrogenase, mitochondrial-like, whose translation is MRSGAGLLLALGAAGVLLLHLLLLLRRARRALPAEGKAVLITGCDKGFGHALAKCLHAKGFTVFAGCLLMDENGDGARELRNMKSDRMKVLQMDVCSDQEVAQAVDFVKRTLREPEEGLWGLVNNAGISTFGEVEFASLDNYKKVAEVNLWGTVRVTKAFLPLIRRAKGRVVNITSMLGRMASPSRSCYCVSKFGVAAFSDCLRQEMYRWGVRVVLIEPGNFVAATGILTAAGIERQAQALWGGATLTVRQDYGREHFARHVATMKSFVGSGLKDMSLVLNAITEALTSPCPRNRYNPMEMYWWVRLQVMTHLPTAIADWLYIPGATL